The following nucleotide sequence is from Saimiri boliviensis isolate mSaiBol1 chromosome 6, mSaiBol1.pri, whole genome shotgun sequence.
AAACATTGCTGTCAGAATCAgctttggagacattttttaaattacagatgaCTGAGCCTGCTACCCTAAGATTGACTCATTTTTCCCTAACCATCTGTGTCTATATTTtcattaaggttaaaaaaaaatggtgcttgTGGTGATGAGATCTCATCTAGACAGTATTTTCTTAGGAGCAAGAGGGTGGAAAAGAGACTTGTGTCAAAATGGCCTAGagaacttatttaaaatatagttttccaGACCTCATTTCATGTGTTAAAAGTGTCTGAGGATGAGGTCCAGgagtctgcatttttaataaactcCCAGGTATATGTTATACCAAGTATGAGAACCCTGGTTTAAGGTCTTTAGAAGTATTATCAATGTAGATTTTGAATAACCTAAGCTGTCTGTAGaagaaagatgaataagaaaattTATTGGCACTTCAGGTCAtcgagctttttttctttttaaatttttttgaagtgATTTCCATGTCTACATTTAGTGAAGGTAGATTCTAATTATAAAGACTTTCTCATTTTGCACCCCTCTCCCAAAAGCCTCTCTTATTGAAGATGCATTTATGACTCCATATAACCAAAACAATAATGAGAACATGATTTTTGTTTAGTACTAAATGACTTCTAATGTAACATGTCAGAGTCTCAGTTTGAAGGTCAATGGAGTAGAAATTGGATTGAGGTAAAACAGAATTAGGTTAACTATCCTGGCAGAGAGATACTAGGCATTACTTAAGTGGGCACAGAAGGGCTTCAGGTTTGGGCTCTCAGGTACAGATGCAAAGGGAAAAAGGCAAGGCACAGAGGTTTTCCACTCAAGTTATTCCTTATTTTTGGTGACCCAGAAACTCTGTCACCATCTTGAAGGACATGTAACAGAATATCCTTAGTGTACATTTCTCAAAACATTGCTCTTCTTGCCCCCGCTGttttacaaatgcaaaagaaaatagtGCATTCCCTTATAGTCTAGTGGACACTATCCTCTCTGTGAAATGTCTTTCTTAATGGATTTTCACTTGAACAGATTTTCCCCTTCAActgagacaaggaagaaaaaaaaaaaaagatacatccaTGATTTTAAGTCCCTAAcccaattatttcattaaaaaaaaaatgtctttctaaTATGTTTTTATAGGGTCTTGGGTactattaaattaaaagaaaataatatggcacaggactttttttctctcctggagTTATTCCTAGTTCCTGGTGACCCAGAACTTGTTGTCCTGTCCTCAGGAACCTGTAACAGAATATTCTCTGTATACCTCTCCCAAACAGTACTCTCCCTATCACGATTGTTTTGCAAATGTGATAAACATCAAAGCACTGCTTTACAGTGAAGTGGACTGGATTCTATCTGTGAAATATCCTGGCCTTTTAAAACAGtagttggatttttttcttaaatactgaaaataaaagaattttagaaagtactcaaaactatttttgtttttttttaaattttttgtttgaacGTTATTGTTTTGCTGATTGTAAACATAGactttctaattttacttttaaaacttaatatagaaacaatttctgtatttctaattttttccatAGTTACAATTTTAGTGATTTGATGATATTCCATCATGTTGACATACCACAGTTTATGTATTATTCACTTAGAATAAACTttaaggaattttctttttatttgaaaagtgagGGTTAGAACAAGTTTTTCCTCTGAGTTAATTTCAACAGATTAACTAGATTAATAAATATACCATTTCTGTAATTCCTGATACTTTGTTCTAGTTTCCTTCAGATCATTTGTGTCAGTTTGTAGTGTCAACAACAGTATATTACTTTGCCAATTTTGTCACTGgtattatttaaatcttttttccttttttattattttttaattgacaaaagttgtatgtatttattgtgtacagcatattttgaaatatgtatacattgtggaatggctaaataaGCTTATTAGTGTATTCATTATCTCACATACTTTTTGCGGTGAGAATACCTAAAATCCACTCTCTTCGTAacctttaaaaatgcaatacaTTGATATTAACTGTAGTCTctatgttgtacaatagatctctttgtcaattttttaaaagctataaacAGAAgttaaatagaaagcaaaaactaTCCACCATCTCATTCCCTTAAGGAATATTTGTTGACTGCCTGTTTAGTACTATGTTAGAAATACTGCTAAATGCTTGCaagctgtttgttttgtttaattttataccAGTTGTAGTAGGTAGGTTTCATTATTGTTCCCATTTCCAGGTAAGAAAACTAAGGCTGGAGTGCTTCAATAACTTTATGTCCTAACTGATAGGTAGGCCAAGTCAGAATTTGAACACAGGACTGATTCCAGAGCCTTGCTTTTAATCCTGCTTCACATgatattgtatgtattttttttttttggtattattcaTACCGATGTTTTTGTAGTCTTCACATAATTATTTTAGTGGCTATATTCTTTCATTGTGAtaaaatacctactttattgagccATTCCATATTCCATAGTGAATATTTGGGCTCTCTGGGTTTTTATTATTACATGGTACTTTATTGATAACTTTTCTGCATATATACGTTTGCTTTTGTGTAATTATTTACTTTAAGTAAATTCCAAGTAGGGAATATAGATCATTTTGGGGTCTTTCTTGCATGTACCTTGTAACAAACGTAtcagttttattataatattccTTTGAATTTTATAAGGTAGTCTTAGAAAAGTATTTGGATTGATTGCCACAAAGAGGGAAATAAACATATACTTTCTTGattatatgttaatataatttaatgtttCTGAGTTTTCTCTGGCCGTATCATCCTTTTTAGTGACTCTaccttaacatttaaaaattacttaaccaTTCCATTTTTTTATCCTTGTGGCACATCCATTTTATGcaatattatacttttaaaaaatcaagatgcAAAATAAGTCTAGTATGACTTCAAAATTATGCATATAAGCTAAAGACTGAAATTATCTGTTTGTTCCTGGgcaattatataatttttaaatttctactttaatttttaagtgctataatgaaagttattttaaaatcaaaaaaatttttaacacaaTTGATAGAGTAAACATACTTtatactgaaataaaatacacaaaatcacAGCTAAAGGATAAGgtgtaaagaaacaaaaatttttgtctctgtctctcttactgcctctctaattaaaataatattttttaacaggtaaaataaataccatagcTTTCCAATTTTctattgtcactttttttttttaaacagagatgcTGTTCAGTTAAATGTGATTGCAACGCGACAGCTTATTCTCCTTGCACAACAGATGAAGAATCTGGAAGTGTTCATGCATGTATCAACAGCATATGCCTACTGTAATCGAAAGCATATTGATGAAGTAGTCTACCCGCCACCTGTGGATCCCAAGAAGCTGATTGATTCTTTAGAGTATGTTTgtttgaaatttatatatatttattttgatcccaagagaggaggctgagatgggcagatcatgaggtcgagagttgaagaccagcctgggtaacataatgaaactccatctctactaaaaatacaaaaaaatttagtccATTGtgatagtgggcacctgtagtcccagctacttaggatgctgaggcaggagaattgcttgaaacccaggaggcaaaggctgcatgagccgagattgtgcactgcattccagcctgggcaacacagtgagactgtctaaaaaaaaaaaaacaactttggaTCCAagtccctctccctccttctcaccCCACCCATATACATGCgcgtgcgcacgcacacacacatacccgcATGCACGCATACATTTAttgcttttcttcaaaaatttttacATCTCCTCACATCCTTTTTATTGTATAGATTAATATCTAAAGGAATGTTAGTGAAGTCAATATGTAGTTTTCACTTTTGACCATGTATAATGGTTTTGGAGGAAGGCTCCTGAACATCTTATTAGTGATATTAGGGGCTCTCTTCTTTAGGGAATCAGTCTTAGCAACCAAGAAGTACCCGTGGAGACCCATGACTGCCTGTTTAATAGCAAACCTCTAATTTATTAAAAGACTGCCATTGCTATCCCCCACCCATGGAGTGTATCTATAGAGAGGCCTTTAATTATTAGAGAATCAGAGGAGTCATAGTCTTTTAATTCATACCGTTAGTCTTACTGTTTATCATCTTTCTGAGGACTGAAATTCTGTCAGcaattattacataaaaattatttgtgagtATTGATAGATAGAGATTAAATGAAGTAGTACATACCATGACCTTGTTTTCATTTGCCGCAGCTTAGGCTTTCTCATCAAACGGACAAGtttcagacaaaaaaataagatcttttttacttttatagacTACAATTATATAAACATTCCAGTATCCACCGTATTTTCACATTTGTTAGTCCTTATATAATATCTTTGAggtttttcctcctttattcttCTGTCTCTTTTAGTCTCCTTTCTTTCCAGAGATTCTATCCACTTTGACTCCGTAGTTAACATCTGCTGCTTTCTCCTAAAATAAGCACAGTCTTTTCTTTAAAGCCTTCCTGCTAATCATTATGAGGAAACAGATAGAtcgtaaaaaaaaataaataaataagcatgagAAATTACCAAGACATTTTCATTGTAATTCCctaatttctattttctcacttattttctTAGATGGTCCCAAATATCtctacttcattttcttcatgtatCAATAGACAGAAGTGTTTAATACCTATGGGAAAGTGTAGAAGATAATGaagcattttactttttctcttcctaaCATTGATATATACAAACATTTGAGAAACGGAAAAAGAACTTGTAAGCTAATGCTGTATCTCCTTTCCTGGCTGCAAAGAAATCTAGCtagcagataattttaaaataactcatagATTTGTTCTGTAAACTCATTCTAGTGATGAGGCTTACTGGCTAAAGTTTCTCCTGAGTttaggcaggtttttttttttttctcatatattaaCTATCCCTTCCATTTTTCAAAACATCTTCATGGTGGAATTTTTTCTAAGTTGGATAGCAGTTTCCCTTCAAtttaattcatattatttttctttcatatataaaaagtacttccatatacagaagaaaattttatcttgataatttccattttatgcCATTTTGTCAATTAGTATGGGTATCATTAGAGTATGACAATATACTGAGCCTACTTGCATACACAGCATTATTGACAAGAAGGAAAAAGTATCTGAAAGTAAGTACATATCAGAATCAGAAGTTTAAGAAAAAACTTGGATATCACCTAGTATATCACCCTCCTTTTACTGATGAACAGAGTAGACCATTTCTTCAAATAGAATTGGAGGAATTTTTTGACTTCATAGTAGGTTGCTAGTCGAAGTTTTATAGCgtgattcaatttatttttattgctcatCGTATTTGTTAATCTCACTAGAGCATATAAATTGCAGTGTTCCACCTTAAATACTTCCTTTTAAGTTCACTATAAATGTATGTTAATTGTAAATGTATGTAATCAACATGTTACTTCACTAGGTGGTTATATACAGATCTGTATTTCCTAACCTGCAACCTTCCAAAAGGTTTCAGATGTATTTTGGAATTTATTTGGACTTTAGAGAAGGAATATAATTTATGTACTGTGTAATAGGAAAATTTTTAACTTGATCTGGGTTAGTATCCCTGAtcaaatacttataaaatatatgactGTTTAAACTAAGTTGAATCAAAAAAAGACTGTAAGTCAGTGTAGATCAGATTTTGCTATCCACCGTATGATTTACAAAAGAACTCTTAGTTTTCAGATCTTTTTGGATACAGAAATTGCAGATAAGGGATTGTGAATGTGTAGTTGatgtttaagaaaaacaaagactaagTTTAATTTTTCAGTAAAAGTCATCAGATGATTTGAGTCAGAACAACAGATATGTTTGAATGTGCAAAGTTAAATTAAGTGGCTTTtcattttatagtaaaatatCTGGAAATACATTTGTATGCAATTCTTTACCAGGTGGATGGATGATGGCCTAGTAAATGATATCACGCCAAAATTAATAGGAGACAGACCTAATACCTACATATACACAAAAGCATTGGCAGAATATGTTGTACAACAAGAAGGAGCAAAGCTAAATGTGGCGATTATAAGGCCATCGATTGTTGGTGCCAGTTGGAAAGAACCTTTTCCAGTAAGTTGTTAGAAACCTTTATAAATTATTGGAGTTGAGAATTTTAAGTTATAACTATAAAGAGCTGGCAGTTCTTTAAGAACAGGTATTATTTATTGAAGATGGATTACCATGGCAAAGCTGTTTTGTATTTATAGAGCTAATTTTATTGGAACTTTCATTTCTGTAATGTGATGCTGAGTATATAGAAATGtagatcaacattttaaaaatcctaattgaaaattaaatcaaGAGCTGTGACATTGTCTCAAGTCAGAGGAGACCATGATTTGGTTTGCTTCTTAGTAACAAAAAGAAGCAGACCTTCCTTCCAAGAGGTAgatcccttccttcctctgtagATCACAAAGCTAAGAAAGGTACAGGGTGATGTTGTTAGAGTAGTTGTGAATTCCTGGAATGAGAGAAAGCAGAAATATAAACGAGTTGGGTAAATTGATTTAGGCAAAACATAGGTCTGTGTAATGGGAGTAAGTGATAGCATTTCTTGTTGCTTTGactattattctatttttctctgttttattcataattttgaGGAGGATTTGCCATTTTCCTTAATCCCAGAATGCTGAATTAGTAAATAGCATAAAATCAAACTTGAACAAGTTtaattttgcaaaaatatttaacagtataAACCCCcttttataaatttctctttGCAGAGAGTTAATGGAAGAGTAGGTAACCCTTTGAAAATGGTTTTACTCAGTCAGTTTTGATCCCAGAGGAAAACTGTTTCTGTTTGGGACTGGTAGAAATATTTTGGCCTGAATCTagtctgttttttagtttttagaagaTAGCTATCAAGTATATATTTGGGGTTATAGAGTTCAAATAATAAATCTCTAGCTTCATAATGTTTCTAAAGCTTCtccccctttttaaatttttggtattaGGGATGGATTGATAACTTTAATGGACCAAGTGGGCTCTTTATTGCAGTAAGTAAACCTTTTGgtttatttaatattctatacatttttctgctttatgtgtatatttagatatatatatatacactatggctTATATATCTTAAGGtgctgtttttaatttcaacaaaGGCAGGGAAAGGAATTCTTCGAACAATGCGTGCCTCCAACAGTGCCCTTGCAGATCTTGTTCCTGTAGACGTAGTTGTCAACATGAGTCTTGCAGCAGCCTGGTATTCCGGAGTTAATAGGTATATGAGGTGACAATATTGCTTATTAAATGTATAGTAACTGAAAAGGGAAGACATAACTATTGACTAATGTTAATTAATCCCTCCATCCAGATGTTGCCATACCAATATTTAGGCATTATCACTGCCAACTCCGAGAGTTAGTATTATCACAGACAATAGCAAGTGGTCCCCTCAGTAGTAATGAAGAATTAATGTTAATGCTCATATGTTACTTACAGAATAGACAAGTTTATTAggggttaaaaatgaaaaaaataccttCCCTAAGGATGATTTTTTAATCCAAACTAAAacttggtatatatatataaagagctaAAGTTTACAGAATATGGATTACATATATTAAACATGGCACATCAGAGCAGCTTTAATCAACCCATGAACATCTTGCCTTTAAAAGGTAAAAGTAGCATTTATGGGTAACATTTAAACTTTAAGTTTcccagtaactttttttttctagctagTAAACTACCTTTATTTTTGATAATCAGTATTTTCTATCctaaaaaaggagagagatgatTATATGAATATGTTGTTTCTGGCGAAAGAAAACAGTCCATAATTTTTTTCAGCTCGATCCTCTGAAAATGAGACAAGAAGAGCTGAGATTGTTGTTTTCCTCATGTTTAAAAACAGATACTCCTATATAAGGAGGAAAAACGTGAAAGGGAAAAAagtctgtatattttaaaataaataattatttttggtagGGGAAGAAGAAAGCATAGTTAAAAATAGTCATTAGCATAAAAACtaatccttaaaaaaattagtatagaaaagatgctcatcatcctCATGTCTTCTTGAATATTATCTAAGATTTAGATTGGATATATTTGGCCTCTTATTATAATTAATTGGTTTCACCTTTGTCTTTGCAGACCACGAAACATCATGGTGTATAATTGTACAACAGGCAGCACTAATCCTTTCCACTGGGGTGAAGTTGGTATGATTTTACCTGTGTTTTTGAATGTtagaataaatcttaaaaaaccAAGTTCCCTGAATTTTTAATGTTAGAATACTTAAGAGACATTAAGGCCATGAGTTACCAATTTCTTGTTCTTAATTGTCATCTTAGAAGTAATATCTACCAATACTACCTTGTGGTTCTTAATAATgtttcacaaatttaaaaatgtcctgCTGTCTATTCATACCCACCCACTGTACGCTTGTCTAAGACATGCTGTTTTTCTGCTGCCATCTGCAGCAGCCCTCATAGATACCTATGGCATGGGAACAgtgctttttttctcccttggTCTTGCCGTTGCCTATCCATAGGCAGTATCACTTCTTACAAGAGGTGGTCTACTAAGTGGTACCCGGAGTAATAAATGAAGGAATTAGGAAGAAGGATACAGTTTgctagaatattttttattaaaataccttTATTAATCTATTTAAATTTACAGAGTCACAGCAGGTGTATGTGTTCTTAATTCTATAGGAATAGTGTAACTTAAATAGGAGTAGTGTAACTTAAAACCTGTTGCAgttgaatcatttttaaattgttggttGATGAGttcaaatttaaagtaaaatatatttttggtattAATTTAGTGATAGGTCTTATTTAACTTCTAATTGAATAATTACCCCTGCAGAACAATTTTGATTTCAATGCAAATTTTTTATGACATTTGTCCTAGGATATTTCTATGGCATTTTATTTCAGTATAAAGATTGATCATTAGAGCAtataggaaaaagataaaatctaaggtgattttaactttatttttagtattcttttaagaatatttaaatattttaaatgagttaGGTTTTTTGGTAatcttttaatgtgttttaaaGTTTAGTAAAAGCTGAAGTTGAGCATTATATTTTAATGACTATCTCAATATACATTTTCAGTAAAGTATTAACATAGATGATACTAGGTTTGATTGTGTTGACATTACATAGCCTACATAAATTACAACAGGAGTTAATTTTGGGTTGTTTTATGCCTGTTAATATATGTTAATTTGAGCAACTTAAGCAAAGGAtgatgattttccttttcttttttaagtaagtACAGTAATAAGAGTCTggaaagaggaacagaaagaaagaagctatCGTGAGAAGTGAAGTATAGAAAGTGACACTGTAAACTGACATAGGTAAAACATTGAAAGGTTTTTAAGAGTGAATTTTAGCAAAAATTCAttcatctaattaaaattcataaatagCAGCAGTTATAAAACCACTTGAATTTAGCATTCTAATACCCATATTCTCCTAGCTACTAGAAAgtagaaaagtttgttttttaaatgaacgAACTCTGACATCTAtggtaaaatattttgcattgtaaaaacatgattttttttttttcaaaacttcaTTACATGGTTATTATCAAAGCTGTTACACAACTTTTCTTCCTCAGAATACCATGTAATTTCCACTTTCAAGAGGAATCCTCTCGAACAGGCCTTCAGACGGCCCAATGTAAATCTAACCTCCAATCACCTTTTATATCATTACTGGATTGCTGTAAGCCATAAGGCCCCAGCATTCCTGTATGATATCTACCTCAGGATGACTGGAAGAAGCCCAAGGTAATGGTGACTAGCTCTGTCTTATCTGTTCCTCTGACTGTTAAACAACCCATGCTTACACTAAAATGCATATTAACTCTGTATTTGTTTATGCTTTTGATAAGGCTTAATGGCCTTTTGTGAATGAGAAGACTCTTGAATTTAAGACATTGTCAGAAAAGCAAAGGCAGTGTTGTAAGTTACTCTAATTTGTTTAAAGTTTCGATAGTTATTATCATGTATTGAATTCTAGGTCTTACTTTAGGTTTCTTTCTgaataacaatatttaaaatgctttgacGCTTATTTTTCCCACAGGAGATATTCTAAATCATTACTTCAAGATGCATCCTTTTAACCAAGTTTACAGGCGCCCCAATATTAAGTTTTATACCAACAACCTATTGCTTCATTATTGGAAGGGTGTCAGACATACAGTACCTGCATTATTGCTCGATCTTGCACTCAGGTTGACAGGTCAGAAACCGTGGTAAGAAGAATAGCAGTAAATACACTATGTATTGGTAAGGTGGTAGAAGCTTGCTGGAGAGAAAAAGTCGCTAGCATGAGTTTTACCTTTAGATTTACTAACCAGATTAATTACAATCACAATCAGAATGCTAGGACATTTCTTAGAATTGGAGATTTAGGGGCACTAACTATGGATCACATCTTACTGGGTCATTGATCATCTAAAATTTCATAATACAGGAAATGTCCTACATTATGATTGTCATTGTTATTATAAGCTGAAACTGAGCCCTTCTCTCCGTCTTAAAAACCTAGTGATGAGTTTTTATAGGGGATTAGGGGTAAAAGTTTTGCTTTGAATGGATGCTGCAGTTTTATGTGAAAAGtacagggtgtgtctagaaaatTAATTACTTGAAAAATATCAGCTGCCCATTCAGCTTATAATATGGTCATTACATTTTCTGACTTATTTTCCAGGTTGGGAATGGCatagttatgaaaaaaaaatggaaaactttctgttttcttacagTTGTTAtagcctttctttattttttgtttttgttgaaattcCACAAACTTAAAAGAAGTTCTGCTGTCTTTACCACACAATTACAGTAGACTATACCATaaaaatacttactttttaaaactacGTTGGCATTACAGTGGAGTCTTTGATTGTAGAGTTCAGGATTTGTATTTGTGTATAAAGAAGATACTGATCCCAGAAGTTCCATCAATTActccaaaaataaaagtgaggtATATGCCAGTTACAGTGTATCAGGATCTGAGTTCCTTGTAGGTATTTTCTGTGGATTCTCTTTTCCAAGATGTTTTTCACTCTATATGTTAGCTAATTGAAATATGTGAGAGGTTTTGAACAACTTTAGAACGGGTAAAGAAATATTTTCGGACTTTTCTGGAGTGATCTGCAAAATGCAATATTTGTCATTGGAAACATTCTTTCATGGCTAAGCAGCAGGTATAAATTCATGAATGATGGCagtgtatgttttctttatataaataaggTTGTTACAATTTAGGGCAGAAAAGTaaaaactggttaaaaaaaataaaacattaaatatatcaCATTGCCTTACACAAAGAAAGGGGGCTTaggtaaactttttaaaaaaataagtgaatagcTAGTTTACTAATTACTGTAGTTTGCTAATAGCTGGTTTACTAGTTACTGATTCAGAGGAGATGTTGCTGCATACAAATCATCTAAAACTTAGAGGCTAAAAACAGCaactatcattttattatttcttttatgatcaggaatttgagaaagAATCAGCCAGGCACTTTTGGCTTGGAGCCTTTCATGTGTTTGTGATCAGATGAAAGAGACAGGTAGGCAGAGAGGCAGTGGAACAGCCAGGGGCCCCGATAGTACTGTTTGTCATGCCATAAGGATCTCTCCATATACTTCTTTGCAGTAATTAATGATAGTCTTAGGGGAATTagacttcttacatggcagctgaTGGCTTCAAAGGGGGAAGGAAGTCTTTTAGCAAATAAGGTGGAGGTTGTGTTGCCTTTTCTGAGCTACCTGTAGAAATCATGCAGTATCACTTTTCCCTCATTCTTCTAGTCATGAGTGAGTCACAAATCTTCCTCAATTTAAGGAAAGGGGAATTAGAAAGTAGTCAAGATGAGGGATATTGTTGCCGCCATTTTTGGAAAGTACAATTTGCTGTAGTCAACCTTCTGGCCAAAACAATTCATATTTCTTCTACATGGAAAGTACAGTTGCTTCTTCCCCCTTCACGCCTCCCCACCTCCACAACCCCAGATCTCTGTGGCATCAGCTGGAAGCCAGGGTTTTGTCATCTAAATCTGGTCCATTTTTGGATAAGGCTCTTTAGGAATGATTTTGTCAGGATAGTTCCTCGAGTATATTATAGTATAGTTCCTCAAGAATTAATCTGTGAACTAAAGTAACAAGTTACTGACTGCCCATACGCCCATCATATGATGGTAGCATAGGATAATGGCTTTAAACAGTTTTATTCAAAAAGAGAGTATTGGGAGGTACCCAGCAAACACTGGTCCATAACATTTCTGAATTCCAGTCAGATATGTGTTGATGGTTTCTTGATTAGGAAACCATCAGTCTTATTCTCTGGAGGGTTTCTAAGGCTCTTGCCTCTACCCTCTGAGTCATCCTTCTTTATGCATAAAAACTGGCTTGTGCTATGGGCACTGTGTGCAGCCAAGTAGCCTTCTTATCTTGCTTCCTGCCCATAAAAGGGTAGGGAATCAGGGCAGGAACTGGCAAGCTTTTCTTGTAAGTTAGGAccatacagtaaatattttaggtttagCAGGCCGTGTGGTTTTTGTAGAAGCTTCTCATCTTTGctgttaaaaatgaaagcagccatagacaataaaTAGGTAAATGAATGAACATGACTGTGctcccataaaactttatttacaaaaacaggtggtgggctGGATTTGGTATATAGGCCCTGGTTTGCTGACCCTTGATGTAGTggtctcttcatttttttattgtctaTCCTTTTACATGTATTCTGACACAATTGCTTAAAAATTGTGTGGGTTTCCAGTGTATCTGTTTCAAAGGAATCCACCCCATTAGACTAAAGCCATATCCATAAATCTCTTTGACACTAGCCCTTCTCTTATTTTGGGTTCCCTGTGAAGTTGCTATGGGACAACACTTTTAGATCTTAGATCCTGCCTTTTGAACAACAGGAGTTTCTGTTACACATTTCTTTAAGATCTGAAGAGTGCCTTTTGTCTATCTGAAAGTTCTGGAAGGCACTACTTTAGGTCTTTCTAAAGTCTTAGCAAAGAATCCATCTTCCCCTACCCTGCTATGCtcagaaaccatttcttaaaGAATTCCTGGCTGACATTTTACATTGTCT
It contains:
- the FAR1 gene encoding fatty acyl-CoA reductase 1 isoform X1; translation: MVSIPEYYEGKNVLLTGATGFLGKVLLEKLLRSCPKVNSVYVLVRQKAGQTPQERVEEILSSKLFDRLRDENPDFREKIIAINSELTQPKLALSEEDKEVIIDSTNIIFHCAATVRFNENLRDAVQLNVIATRQLILLAQQMKNLEVFMHVSTAYAYCNRKHIDEVVYPPPVDPKKLIDSLEWMDDGLVNDITPKLIGDRPNTYIYTKALAEYVVQQEGAKLNVAIIRPSIVGASWKEPFPGWIDNFNGPSGLFIAVLFLISTKAGKGILRTMRASNSALADLVPVDVVVNMSLAAAWYSGVNRPRNIMVYNCTTGSTNPFHWGEVEYHVISTFKRNPLEQAFRRPNVNLTSNHLLYHYWIAVSHKAPAFLYDIYLRMTGRSPRMMKAITRLHKAMMFLEYFTSNSWVWNTDNVNMLINQLNPEDKKTFNIDVRQLHWAEYIENYCMGTKKYVLNEEMSGLPAARKHLNKLRNIRYGFNTILVILIWRIFIARSQMARNIWYFVVSLCYKFLSYFRASSTMRY